Proteins from a genomic interval of Benincasa hispida cultivar B227 chromosome 7, ASM972705v1, whole genome shotgun sequence:
- the LOC120081752 gene encoding pentatricopeptide repeat-containing protein At2g22070 gives MEVANSPASSNFFAHILQTSVRIRDPLAGRSVHSQIIKKGLHLGVYLMNNLMTFYAKTGSLSFAHQVFDEMPLKSTFSWNTLISAYAKQGNFDASRRLLYEMPDFDPVSWTAIIVGYNQLGLFDNAIWMFAKMISERVPPSQFTVSNVLSSCAANQALDVGKKIHSFVVKLGLGSHASVATSVLNMYAKCGDPVIAKVVFDRMTLKNISTWNALISLYMQSGQIELAASQFEKMPDRDIVSWNSMISGYSQIGYDLKALDIFSKMLNESSLKPDKFTLASVLSSCANLEKLNIGKQIHAYILRTETETSGAVGNALISMYAKSGGVEMARMIIEHNRTSNLNIIAFTSLLDGYTKLGDVKPAREIFNKLKDHDVIAWTAMIVGYVQNGLWNDALELFRLMVNEGPKPNSYTLAAMLSVSSSLATLEHGKQIHASAIKAGESSTASVTNALIAMYAKSGSIDIAKRTFDLTSAKKETVSWTSMIMALAQHGLGEEAINLFERMLSVGIKPDHITYVGVLSACTHVGLVEQGRNYYNMMTEVHEIEPTLSHYACMVDLYGRAGLLQEAYQFIESMPIEPDNIAWGSLLASCKVHKNADLAKVAAERLLLIDPGNSGAYSALANVYSACGKWENAAKTRKLMKNRGVRKEKGLSWIHIKNKVHAFGVEDVIHPQKDEIYKLMAKMWEEIKKMGFIPDTESVLHDLEEEVKEQILKHHSEKLAVAFGLLSTPENTVLRIMKNLRVCNDCHSAIKFISKLVGREIIVRDATRFHHFKDGSCSCRDYW, from the coding sequence ATGGAAGTTGCTAATTCACCTGCTTCTTCTAACTTCTTTGCACATATCCTGCAAACAAGCGTTAGAATCAGAGACCCATTGGCTGGAAGGTCCGTCCACtctcaaataattaagaaaGGCCTTCATCTTGGTGTGTATTTGATGAATAATCTTATGACTTTCTATGCCAAAACTGGGTCACTCAGCTTTGCCCACCAAGTGTTCGATGAAATGCCCCTTAAGTCAACTTTCTCATGGAACACTTTGATCTCTGCGTATGCCAAACAGGGCAATTTTGATGCGTCGCGTCGCCTTCTGTATGAAATGCCTGATTTCGATCCTGTTTCTTGGACTGCAATCATCGTGGGTTACAATCAATTGGGTTTATTTGATAATGCGATTTGGATGTTTGCGAAGATGATATCTGAGAGAGTCCCGCCTTCTCAATTCACGGTCAGTAATGTTCTTTCTTCCTGCGCGGCAAATCAAGCTTTGGACGTTGGTAAGAAGATTCATTCATTTGTTGTTAAACTCGGACTCGGTAGCCATGCTTCTGTTGCGACTTCCGTACTGAATATGTACGCAAAATGCGGAGATCCGGTCATAGCGAAAGTTGTTTTTGATAGGATGACGCTGAAAAACATTTCAACTTGGAATGCTTTGATTTCATTGTACATGCAATCTGGGCAGATTGAGCTTGCTGCTTCACAATTTGAGAAAATGCCTGACCGAGATATAGTTTCTTGGAATTCGATGATTTCAGGGTATAGTCAGATAGGGTATGATCTTAAAGCACTGGATATATTCTCCAAGATGTTGAATGAATCTTCTTTAAAGCCAGATAAGTTCACCTTGGCAAGCGTTTTATCATCTTGTGCCAATCTTGAGAAGTTGAATATTGGGAAACAGATACATGCTTATATTCTAAGAACAGAAACTGAAACTTCTGGAGCAGTTGGCAATGCTTTAATATCAATGTATGCAAAGTCAGGTGGGGTAGAAATGGCTAGAATGATTATTGAGCATAACAgaacttcaaatttaaacatTATAGCGTTCACTTCCCTACTGGATGGATATACCAAGCTTGGAGATGTTAAACCAGCCAGAGAGAtatttaacaaattaaaagatcATGATGTGATAGCATGGACAGCCATGATTGTTGGTTATGTGCAAAACGGTTTATGGAACGATGCACTAGAGCTGTTTCGGTTGATGGTTAACGAAGGCCCTAAGCCAAATAGTTATACCCTGGCGGCCATGCTTAGTGTAAGTTCAAGTTTGGCTACTTTGGAGCATGGAAAACAAATCCATGCGAGTGCCATAAAAGCTGGAGAATCTTCAACAGCTTCTGTTACTAATGCCTTGATAGCCATGTATGCTAAATCAGGAAGCATCGATATAGCCAAAAGAACTTTTGATCTTACAAGTGCCAAGAAGGAAACTGTGTCCTGGACATCAATGATCATGGCTCTAGCGCAGCATGGCCTTGGAGAAGAAGCCATCAACCTGTTTGAGAGGATGCTCTCGGTTGGTATAAAACCTGACCATATCACTTATGTAGGAGTGCTCTCTGCTTGTACACACGTGGGATTAGTAGAACAAGGTCGAAATTACTATAATATGATGACTGAAGTCCATGAAATTGAACCCACCCTAAGCCATTATGCTTGTATGGTCGACCTTTATGGACGGGCTGGATTGCTTCAAGAAGCATACCAGTTCATAGAAAGCATGCCTATAGAACCAGATAATATAGCTTGGGGATCGCTACTAGCATCTTGTAAAGTTCATAAAAATGCGGATCTGGCAAAAGTTGCAGCGGAAAGACTGCTTCTTATTGATCCAGGAAACAGCGGGGCCTACTCGGCCCTTGCTAATGTGTATTCGGCATGCGGGAAATGGGAAAATGCTGCCAAAACTAGAAAGCTAATGAAGAATAGAGGAGTGAGGAAAGAGAAAGGACTTAGCTGGATTCATATTAAGAATAAAGTTCACGCATTTGGAGTTGAAGACGTTATACATCCACAGAAAGATGAAATCTACAAGTTGATGGCTAAAATGTGGGAGGAGATCAAAAAGATGGGTTTCATCCCAGACACTGAATCAGTACTTCATGACCTTGAAGAAGAGGTGAAGGAGCAGATTCTTAAACATCACAGTGAAAAACTTGCTGTAGCATTTGGGCTTTTAAGTACTCCAGAGAACACTGTACTGAGGATTATGAAAAACCTTAGAGTTTGTAATGACTGCCATTCTGCTATAAAGTTCATCTCCAAGCTTGTAGGAAGGGAAATCATTGTGAGAGATGCAACTCGGTTTCACCATTTTAAGGATGGCTCCTGTTCTTGCCGAGACTATTGGTAG